The following coding sequences lie in one Meles meles chromosome X, mMelMel3.1 paternal haplotype, whole genome shotgun sequence genomic window:
- the RPA4 gene encoding LOW QUALITY PROTEIN: replication protein A 30 kDa subunit (The sequence of the model RefSeq protein was modified relative to this genomic sequence to represent the inferred CDS: inserted 2 bases in 1 codon; deleted 1 base in 1 codon; substituted 1 base at 1 genomic stop codon), with amino-acid sequence MSKNGFVSYGSISAVGGTFGSNDQPSQGGAAPSTKTPRSRVRIQGIIPCRVNQLLTSTLVDNVFKIRGIEVSQVSIVGIIRXGQRASNYFLYRTDNMTTKRIEVRQWLGRNKAKXGMSLLPVEVHVKVIGILGCSKEVKGLEVLNIQVLEDMDEFTTHILEMVNAHMMLEKTHQVASGPSVPSKINEVQMYGEYYHLDFIHREVLRLIHECPQWEDKSVHKLRTQLYSLSSRAIRQAPEYLTIEGYIYPTVDEQHFKSAD; translated from the exons ATGAGTAAGAATGGTTTTGTGAGCTATGGCAGCATCTCTGCTGTGGGGGGAACTTTTGGAAGCAATGACCAGCCATCTCAGGGTGGGGCAGCTCCTTCTACTAAGACCCCAAGATCCAGGGTCCGAATTCAGGGTATTATACCTTGTCGCGTAAACCAGCTGCTC ACCTCCACCCTGGTTGACAATGTCTTTAAGATAAGGGGAATTGAAGTTTCCCAGGTCTCTATTGTGGGGATAATCAG AGGCCAGAGAGCTTCCAACTACTTTCTTTACAGAACTGATAATATGACCACCAAGCGTATTGAGGTCCGCCAGTGGCTcggaagaaataaagcaaaataggGCATGTCGCTTCTTCCAGTGGAAGTGCATGTCAAAGTGATCGGTATCCTCGGATGTTCTAAGGAAGTAAAGGGCCTCGAAGTATTGAATATCCAAGTCCTGGAGGACATGGATGAGTTCACCACACATATTCTGGAAATGGTCAATGCACATATGATGCTGGAAAAAACCCACCAAGTGGCCTCTGGACCCAGTGTGCCATCAAAAATAAATGAG gtcCAGATGTATGGCGAGTACTACCACCTTGACTTCATCCACAGGGAAGTTCTGCGTTTGATCCATGAATGTCCTCAATGGGAAGACAAAAGTGTACATAAGCTCCGGACCCAGCTTTACAGCCTGAGCAGCAGGGCCATCAGGCAGGCTCCTGAGTATCTGACCATTGAGGGCTACATCTACCCCACTGTGGATGAACAGCATTTTAAATCTGCTGATTGA